In Streptomyces chartreusis, the following proteins share a genomic window:
- a CDS encoding nitroreductase/quinone reductase family protein: MPNDFNQQVIEEFRANKGRVGGYFEGARLLLLTTTGARTGRPHTTPVGYLPDSDDRVLIIASAAGAPRHPAWFHNLVANPRVTVESGAFTYEARAVVIEGEERDRIFARAVEADPGWAAYQEKTERVIPVIALHSLAEGGPGHINASSMGEALKVVHDAFRRELELIRAEMNDSAGTGRGTLGAQLRVNCLTFCAGLHNHHTGEGLAMFPFLEDRHPELAPTLARLRDEHDRIAELVEDLRRVVGDENADPDTARREVDRLTTELEAHLAYEEEQLIPILDAGA; encoded by the coding sequence ATGCCCAACGACTTCAATCAGCAGGTCATCGAGGAATTCCGCGCCAACAAGGGCCGCGTCGGCGGCTACTTCGAAGGCGCCCGGCTCCTTCTGCTCACCACCACCGGAGCCCGCACCGGCCGCCCCCACACCACCCCCGTCGGCTACCTCCCCGACAGCGACGACCGCGTACTGATCATCGCCTCGGCCGCGGGCGCGCCCCGGCACCCGGCGTGGTTCCACAACCTCGTCGCGAACCCTCGGGTCACCGTGGAGAGCGGCGCGTTCACCTATGAGGCACGGGCCGTCGTCATCGAGGGCGAGGAACGGGACCGGATCTTCGCGCGGGCCGTGGAGGCGGACCCGGGCTGGGCGGCGTACCAGGAGAAGACGGAACGGGTGATCCCGGTCATCGCCCTGCACAGCCTCGCCGAGGGCGGCCCCGGGCACATCAACGCGTCCTCCATGGGTGAGGCGCTCAAGGTCGTCCATGACGCGTTCCGGCGGGAACTGGAGCTGATCCGGGCGGAGATGAACGACTCGGCAGGCACGGGAAGGGGCACCCTCGGCGCCCAACTCCGCGTCAACTGCCTCACCTTCTGCGCCGGGCTCCACAACCACCACACCGGCGAGGGCCTCGCCATGTTCCCGTTCCTGGAGGACCGCCACCCCGAGCTCGCGCCGACGCTGGCCCGGCTGCGGGACGAGCACGACCGGATCGCCGAACTGGTCGAGGACCTGCGCCGGGTCGTGGGCGACGAGAACGCCGATCCCGACACGGCCCGCCGCGAGGTCGATCGCCTCACGACGGAGCTGGAGGCGCATCTGGCCTACGAGGAGGAGCAGTTGATCCCGATCCTGGACGCCGGCGCCTAG
- a CDS encoding HAD domain-containing protein has protein sequence MLLFLDVDGTLIPFGAERPYPQYEPPRTLPGPPAHPLLTRVDPALGTRLERLAELGCELVWATTWLDDANTALAPWLGLSPLRLVDWPDEDAEPWLGPRAPHWKTRPLVAWAAGSPFVWVDDEISDVDRAYVAAHHPSPALLHRVDHRYGLTDHDFAALEEWIAGGGITDDGIAGGGVTGGNGPAAR, from the coding sequence ATGCTCCTCTTCCTCGACGTCGACGGGACGCTCATTCCCTTCGGGGCGGAGCGGCCGTACCCGCAGTACGAGCCGCCCCGCACCCTGCCAGGCCCGCCCGCGCACCCCCTGCTCACGCGCGTGGACCCCGCTCTCGGCACCCGCCTGGAGCGGCTGGCCGAGCTCGGCTGCGAGCTGGTGTGGGCCACGACCTGGCTGGACGACGCGAACACCGCCCTCGCGCCCTGGCTCGGGCTGTCCCCGCTCAGGCTGGTGGACTGGCCCGACGAGGACGCGGAACCCTGGCTCGGGCCCCGCGCCCCGCACTGGAAGACCCGGCCGCTGGTGGCCTGGGCGGCGGGCAGCCCGTTCGTCTGGGTCGACGACGAGATCTCCGACGTCGACCGGGCCTATGTGGCCGCCCACCACCCCTCACCGGCCCTGCTCCACCGAGTCGACCACCGCTACGGACTGACGGACCACGACTTCGCGGCGCTGGAGGAGTGGATCGCCGGTGGAGGGATCACCGACGACGGGATCGCCGGTGGAGGGGTCACCGGCGGGAACGGCCCAGCAGCTCGGTGA
- a CDS encoding NAD(P)-dependent oxidoreductase — MPTYDDNHGHDHDSTDGVTVLGLGPMGRALAGAFLDAGLRVTVWNRTPGRDRELVGRGATAAASPAEAVAASALTVVCVVNYDASDAVLRQDAVAVALKGRTLVNLTADTPARARDTAEWAAGHGIRYLDGAIMTPATTIGTPEAVFLLSGPEELYGEHRPVLDKLGGTHTHLGTDVGRAAAYDIALLDIFWTAMAGYAHALAVARAEGITARELAPFAQGIGAILPPLFEEFAADVDDDRYSGELNPITSAVSSMAHIAQASESHGIEAAVIRAAEGQARRVIGLGHGTDGFMRVTELLGRSRR; from the coding sequence ATGCCCACCTACGACGACAATCACGGCCACGACCACGATTCCACCGACGGCGTCACGGTCCTCGGGCTGGGGCCGATGGGGCGGGCGCTGGCCGGTGCGTTTCTGGACGCGGGGCTGCGGGTGACCGTGTGGAACCGCACGCCGGGTCGGGACCGGGAGCTCGTCGGCCGTGGCGCGACGGCGGCCGCGTCCCCGGCGGAGGCGGTCGCCGCCAGTGCGCTGACCGTCGTGTGCGTGGTGAACTACGACGCCTCCGACGCCGTCCTGCGTCAGGACGCCGTCGCCGTCGCGCTGAAGGGCCGCACGCTCGTGAACCTGACGGCCGACACCCCGGCCCGCGCCCGGGACACCGCCGAGTGGGCCGCCGGGCACGGCATCCGCTACCTCGACGGCGCGATCATGACGCCGGCCACGACCATCGGCACCCCCGAGGCGGTGTTCCTGCTCAGCGGCCCAGAGGAGCTGTACGGCGAGCACCGCCCCGTCCTGGACAAGCTCGGCGGCACGCACACCCACCTCGGTACGGACGTCGGCCGGGCCGCCGCCTACGACATCGCCCTGCTCGACATCTTCTGGACGGCGATGGCCGGCTACGCGCACGCACTGGCCGTGGCCCGGGCCGAGGGCATCACCGCGCGGGAGCTGGCCCCCTTCGCGCAGGGCATCGGCGCGATCCTGCCGCCGCTGTTCGAGGAGTTCGCGGCGGACGTCGACGACGACAGGTACTCCGGCGAGCTCAACCCGATCACCTCCGCCGTCTCCTCGATGGCCCATATCGCGCAGGCCTCCGAGTCGCACGGCATCGAGGCGGCCGTGATCCGCGCCGCCGAGGGCCAGGCCCGCCGGGTCATCGGGCTCGGTCATGGGACGGACGGCTTCATGCGGGTCACCGAGCTGCTGGGCCGTTCCCGCCGGTGA
- a CDS encoding winged helix-turn-helix transcriptional regulator — MTRRRQDPNVCGVTAAIAVIDGKWKTLLLWLLESGPHRPAELRRRAPGLSEKVLTQALREMESDGLVHREVYDVLPLKTVYSLTDFGRELADALAPLADWGHRRLERLTETQPRLERLTETSSAS, encoded by the coding sequence ATGACGCGTCGACGCCAGGATCCGAACGTCTGCGGAGTGACCGCCGCGATCGCGGTGATCGACGGCAAGTGGAAGACGCTGCTGCTGTGGCTGCTGGAGTCCGGCCCGCACCGCCCCGCGGAGCTGCGCCGCCGGGCACCCGGCCTCAGCGAGAAGGTGCTGACCCAGGCGCTGCGGGAGATGGAGTCGGACGGGCTGGTGCACCGTGAGGTGTACGACGTGCTGCCGCTGAAGACCGTCTACTCGCTGACCGACTTCGGCCGCGAGCTGGCCGATGCGCTCGCCCCGCTCGCCGACTGGGGGCACCGCCGCCTGGAGCGGTTGACCGAGACCCAGCCGCGCCTGGAGCGGCTGACCGAGACCTCGTCGGCCTCCTGA